The following coding sequences are from one Luteimonas sp. S4-F44 window:
- a CDS encoding Mbeg1-like protein has translation MSLSPVSGNSHPIDPWRDHALDPALRAQCSPPADSPRNHVDTSAGFPRGDGSFATEVKGTAPQPERDLQFSLMANDSYTLSGPGGVTGTAAEAELKEAGWTRLVPSKDGSHLLDAQGNQIPIPADKLHDAQTGFDAAIYQNADGQYVVAYRGTDNWGLGEGGDSRANGGQGLGMETAQYSKAMELANLAMDTFDDGNVAITGHSLGGGLASAAMLATGAPGVTFNASGLSNNTLASLGFNPNGARSELADSGQIRRYVVDGDPLTAAQQDLPSLPILGVSPPNAVGHELRIDPPAGIGRFDLAGLHGGGADHPSYVEALRENTARPPVDRSGTDLGLALSTVENIGEHSLNQLGALADGVGGLYRDGSATVSETIDGISETVRTDFSEGRYVAGGLSIAGDVVDGVVGLGGDVVANTLDTAGDVVENVTNLGGSVLRDVGDRVGFDAPFDAVATGIEWTGRAVDDVADAAGGGVQWGLDKVGDGANWLLDKAGDGAQWATDRAVDGATWLGERAVDGATWLGERAVDGALAVRDAAVWTGERVADGARAVGDAAAWTGDRLAEGGRWVAEKANPFNWFR, from the coding sequence ATGAGCCTGTCCCCGGTATCCGGCAACAGCCACCCGATCGACCCCTGGCGCGACCACGCGCTCGATCCTGCCCTGCGCGCGCAGTGCAGCCCGCCGGCCGATTCACCGCGCAATCACGTCGACACCAGTGCCGGATTCCCGCGCGGAGACGGCAGCTTCGCTACCGAGGTCAAGGGCACCGCGCCGCAACCCGAGCGCGACCTGCAGTTCTCGCTGATGGCCAACGACAGCTACACGCTGAGCGGGCCAGGCGGCGTCACCGGCACTGCGGCCGAAGCCGAGCTGAAGGAGGCCGGCTGGACCCGCCTGGTGCCCAGCAAGGACGGCAGCCATCTCCTCGATGCCCAAGGCAACCAGATCCCGATCCCCGCCGACAAACTGCACGACGCGCAGACCGGCTTCGACGCGGCGATCTATCAGAACGCCGATGGCCAGTACGTCGTCGCCTATCGCGGCACCGACAACTGGGGCCTGGGCGAGGGCGGCGATTCGCGCGCCAATGGCGGCCAGGGTCTGGGCATGGAGACCGCGCAGTACTCGAAGGCCATGGAGCTGGCGAACCTTGCGATGGACACCTTCGACGACGGCAACGTCGCGATCACCGGCCATTCTCTGGGCGGCGGCCTGGCGTCGGCCGCGATGCTCGCCACCGGCGCGCCGGGCGTGACCTTCAACGCCTCGGGCCTGAGCAACAACACGCTCGCTTCGCTGGGCTTCAATCCCAACGGCGCGCGCAGCGAGCTGGCCGACAGCGGCCAGATCCGCCGCTACGTGGTCGACGGCGATCCGTTGACGGCGGCCCAGCAGGATCTCCCCTCGCTGCCGATCCTGGGCGTGTCGCCGCCCAACGCGGTCGGCCACGAATTGCGCATCGATCCGCCGGCCGGCATCGGTCGATTCGACCTGGCCGGCCTGCATGGCGGTGGCGCCGATCATCCGTCCTATGTCGAGGCATTGCGCGAGAACACCGCGCGCCCGCCGGTCGACCGGTCGGGGACCGATCTCGGCCTGGCACTGAGCACGGTCGAGAACATCGGCGAGCACAGCCTGAACCAGCTCGGCGCACTGGCCGATGGGGTCGGCGGCCTGTATCGCGACGGCAGTGCGACGGTGTCCGAAACGATCGACGGCATCAGCGAGACGGTCCGCACCGACTTCAGCGAAGGGCGCTATGTCGCCGGCGGCCTGTCGATCGCCGGCGATGTGGTCGACGGCGTGGTCGGGCTCGGTGGCGACGTGGTCGCCAACACGCTCGATACCGCGGGCGACGTGGTCGAGAACGTCACCAATCTCGGTGGCAGCGTGCTGCGCGATGTCGGCGACCGCGTCGGCTTCGACGCACCGTTCGACGCCGTGGCCACCGGCATCGAATGGACCGGACGCGCGGTCGACGATGTTGCCGACGCCGCCGGTGGCGGCGTGCAGTGGGGCCTGGACAAGGTCGGCGACGGGGCCAACTGGCTGCTGGACAAAGCCGGCGACGGCGCGCAATGGGCGACCGACCGGGCCGTGGACGGCGCGACGTGGCTGGGCGAGCGTGCCGTTGACGGCGCGACCTGGCTGGGCGAGCGCGCCGTCGATGGAGCGCTGGCCGTGCGCGATGCGGCGGTGTGGACCGGCGAGCGTGTGGCCGACGGCGCCCGCGCGGTGGGCGATGCCGCGGCCTGGACCGGCGATCGCCTCGCCGAGGGCGGACGCTGGGTGGCCGAGAAGGCCAACCCGTTCAACTGGTTCCGCTGA